A genomic stretch from Erigeron canadensis isolate Cc75 chromosome 9, C_canadensis_v1, whole genome shotgun sequence includes:
- the LOC122582048 gene encoding uncharacterized protein LOC122582048, whose product MTQKATLFKGQQKRKTVPPSRHGKAPKIRKGKRVVKPAKVTKEMDSNRELSKFINKCNEVKAATAATKEGGQLSIVKHQVEGGKE is encoded by the exons atgacacAGAAAGCAACTCTTTTCAAAGGCCAGCAGAAAAGGAAAACTGTTCCTCCAAGCCGCCATGGAAAAGCCCCTAAAATCCGCAAAG GTAAGAGAGTCGTGAAGCCTGCTAAAGTTACCAAAGAAATGGACAGTAATCGA GAATTAAGCAAGTTCATCAACAAATGCAATGAAGTGAAAGCGGCCACTGCTGCCACCAAGGAAGGTGGTCAATTGAGTATAGTCAAACATCAAGTTGAGGGTGGAAAGGAATAG
- the LOC122582415 gene encoding glutamine--fructose-6-phosphate aminotransferase [isomerizing] 2, producing the protein MCGIFAYLNYDVNRDRRYIIELLFNGLRRLEYRGYDSAGISIDDSVHSQPPLVFRQEGNIENLVKSVYQEVSATDLNLEESFSVHAGIAHTRWATHGEPSPRNSHPQSSGAGNDFLVVHNGVITNYEVLKQSLIRHGYTFESETDTEVIPKLAKFVFDKAYEGGDQTVTFSEVVLEVMRHLEGAYALIFKSRHYPNELISCKRGSPLLLGVKEFTEEHNNGTSYNDMKFISKNGHPKELFLSSDPHALVEHTKKVLVIEDGEVVHIKDGGVTILKFDHGKGKEGKSLSRPASVQRALSILEMEVEQINKGKYEHYMQKEIHEQPESLTTTMRGRLIRGGTSKRKSVLLGGLKDHLKTIRRSRRIVFIGCGTSYNAALAARPILEELSGIPVMMEIASDLLDRKAPVYRDDTIIFVSQSGETADTLNALEYALENGALCVGITNTVGSAIARNTHCGVHINAGSEIGVASTKAYTSQIVVMAMVALAIGADTISTKQRREGIIESLLNLPAKIREVLRLDEEMKDLARSLISEQSLLMFGRGYNYATALEGALKVKEVALMHSEGILAGEMKHGPLALVDENLPIVVIATRDQCFSKQQSVIQQLKARKGRLIVMCTEGDAAAVCGGSCRVIEVPLVVDCLQPVVNIVPLQLLAYHLTVLRGYNVDQPRNLAKSVTTE; encoded by the exons atgtgtggGATATTTGCATATTTGAATTACGACGTAAATAGAGACAGACGTTATATCATTGAACTACTTTTTAACGGTCTCCGTCGTCTAGAATATAGAGGTTATGATTCTGCTGGTATCTCCATTGATGATTCCGTTCATTCTCAGCCACCCCTTGTTTTCCGTCAGGAAGGCAACATTGAAAACCTTGTTAAATCTGTCTATCAAG AGGTGTCTGCCACTGATTTAAACTTGGAAGAATCTTTTTCTGTTCATGCTGGAATTGCGCACACACGGTGGGCTACCCATGGAGAGCCATCTCCAAGGAATAGTCATCCTCAGTCATCTGGTGCTGGAAATGATTTCTTAGTTGTTCACAATGGAGTTATCACCAATTATGAG GTGTTAAAACAATCTCTCATTCGACATGGGTATACTTTTGAATCCGAGACTGATACAGAGGTGATCCCAAAGCTTGcaaaatttgtttttgataaagcATATGAAGGAG GTGATCAAACAGTCACATTTAGTGAGGTCGTGCTGGAGGTTATGCGGCATCTCGAAGGAGCCTATGCACTAATATTCAAAAGCAGACATTATCCAAATGAATTGATTTCTTGTAAACGTGGTAGTCCGCTGCTTCTTGGTGTGAAA GAATTTACTGAAGAACATAATAATGGAACATCCTATAATGATATgaagtttatttcaaaaaatggTCACCCCAAAGAACTTTTTCTTTCTAGTGATCCTCATGCCCTCGttgaacacacaaaaaaggTTTTGGTGATTGAAGATGGTGAAGTTGTGCACATTAAG GATGGAGGAGTGACGATCCTGAAATTTGATCATGGCAAAGGGAAAGAGGGAAAATCTCTTTCAAGACCTGCCTCGGTGCAACGGGCATTGTCAATTCTTGAGATGGAGGTTGAGCAAATAAACAAAGGAAAGTATGAGCACTATATGCAGAAGGAGATTCATGAGCAACCAGAATCCTTAACTACAACAATGCGTGGCCGACTTATACGTGGAGGTACCAGCAAAAGAAAGAGTGTGCTGTTGGGTGGACTCAAGGATCATCTGAAAACTATTAGGAGAAGCAGACGGATTGTTTTTATAGGATGTGGCACTAGCTATAATGCCGCTTTAGCTGCCAGACCTATATTGGAAGAACTTTCTG GTATACCTGTAATGATGGAGATTGCAAGTGATTTGTTGGATAGGAAGGCACCTGTGTACAGAGACGATACAATAATATTTGTCAGTCAATCTGGTGAAACTGCCGACACTTTGAATGCCCTTGAATATGCATTGGAGAATGGCGCTTTATGTGTCGGCATTACCAACACTGTCGGTAGTGCTATTGCCCGTAATACACACTGTGGTGTTCATATTAATGCTGGTAGTGAGATTGGTGTCGCAAGTACCAAG GCATATACAAGTCAAATTGTGGTGATGGCTATGGTGGCTCTAGCTATTGGGGCTGACACAATTTCTACTAAACAAAGAAGGGAGGGAATTATAGAAAGCCTTTTAAACTTGCCAG CCAAAATAAGGGAAGTTCTGAGGCTAGATGAAGAGATGAAAGATCTCGCTAGATCGCTGATTTCAGAGCAGTCACTGCTTATGTTTGGAAGAGGATACAACTATGCAACAGCTCTTGAGGGGGCCTTGAAAGTTAAAGAGGTGGCCCTTATGCACAGTGAAGGGATACTTGCTGGTGAAATGAAACATGGTCCCTTAGCGTTAGTTGACGAAAATCTGCCCATTGTTGTTATAGCTACCCGTGATCAATGTTTCAG CAAACAACAGTCGGTTATCCAACAACTTAAAGCGAGAAAGGGTCGACTGATAGTGATGTGTACGGAAGGAGATGCAGCAGCAGTATGTGGTGGATCTTGCAGAGTAATTGAGGTTCCTCTAGTTGTCGATTGCTTACAGCCTGTAGTCAACATTGTTCCATTGCAG TTATTGGCTTATCATTTAACTGTTCTACGGGGCTACAATGTTGATCAACCAAGGAATCTAGCAAAGAGTGTGACAACCGAATGA
- the LOC122583341 gene encoding patellin-6-like, with protein sequence MLACRVKNDEEETVSLWGIPLITNTSEADVILCNFLKATEFSVQDSYNMLIDCRSWRKAYFGQVDILEQQFPEFKQLENIAIYIHGVDRQGHRVYYNDYRTLNEHLNHKILGTDEKIDKFNKWRLQVLERGIRMHPGRINSVVAAYDFTQEPIDELMAADDLFYEILLDNYPGMISINDPWYVSVNLSIKRLLYPNIEYSELGKFVLVKRGQVFETLCKYIKPEHIPIQYGGLLDGGELNNHRVFGITGKGGDTGNEVNL encoded by the exons ATGCTCGCTTGCAGGGTCAAGAACGACGAAGAAGAAACGGTGTCTTTGTGGGGAATCCCACTGATTACCAACACATCAGAAGCAGATGTAATCCTCTGCAATTTCCTGAAAGCAACAGAGTTTAGTGTCCAAGATTCTTATAACATGCTCATCGATTGTCGTTCTTGGCGCAAAGCCTACTTTGGACAAGTAGACATTCTTGAACAACAATTTCCCGAGTTCAAACAACTTGAAAATATTGCCATTTACATTCATGGTGTTGACAGACAAGGCCACCGGGTTTACTACAATGATTATCGTACCTTGAATGAACATTTGAACCATAAAATACTTGGAACTGATGAAAAGATTGACAAGTTCAATAAATGGAGATTGCAAGTACTTGAGAGGGGAATCAGGATGCACCCTGGACGGATTAACTCTGTTGTAGCCGCTTACGATTTTACACAAGAGCCGATAGATGAGCTTATGGCTGCTGATGATCTTTTCTACGAAATCTTACTAGATAATTACCCCGGAATG ATATCCATTAATGATCCTTGGTACGTTAGCGTGAATCTCTCGATTAAGAGACTACTTTACCCCAACATAGAATATAGTGAGCTGGGTAAATTTGTCCTTGTCAAGCGAGGACAGGTCTTTGAAACACTCTGcaa GTACATAAAGCCGGAGCATATACCAATACAATATGGTGGTCTGTTGGATGGAGGAGAGCTCAACAATCATCGAGTTTTTGGCATCACTGGCAAAGGTGGAGACACAGGAAACGAGGTAAATTTATAA